ACAGCCAGTGGCTGCACCTGCGGGTCGTCCAGCCCCACCTCGGTCACGGCGGGCGCGATCCGGTCGATCAGGTGGGCCAGCGCACCGGGCGGGCGACGGCCGGTACGCAGCGTGTCGACCGTCGCGGCCACCGCGCCGCAGCGTTCGTGGCCGAGCACCATCACCAGGGGTACGCCCAGCACGTCCACGACGTATTCGATCGAGCCGAGGACCGCGCGGTCGAGTACGTGGCCGCCGGTGCGGATGACGCAGATCGAGCCGAAGGTCTGGTCGAAGATCGCCTCCAGTGGCACCCGTGAGTCGATGCATCCGAGCAGGACGGCGTACGGCTGCTGGTCGCCGGAGGCGCTCGCGGCGGCGGCGGTGACGTCGTGTCCGTGCACCGGTTGGCCGCTGACGAAGCGCCGGTTGCCGGCGAGCAGGTCGGCCAGGGCGGCCCGGGGGGTCCCGCCGGCCGCCCGGTCGTCCGGTCGGGGGTCGGCCGTCCGTGGCATCGCCATGGTCTCAGGGTGACCGCATCGTCCCGTCGACGTACCCGGTTCCGGGATCTTCTCAGCACCCCGATTCGCGTGGTCTGATGACGGGTAGCCGGTGTTACCACCGGGTATTCCCGGTGTTACGCATCCGCGTGTGCCTGGGGAGGTGGCGATGCCAGATCCGGTCGAGGTACGACTGGGCGACGACGTACGCCTGCACGTGGACATCGACGGACCGGCGGATGCCGAGGTCACGGCGGTGTTGCTGCACGGCTGGACGCTGGACGGGCGGAGCTGGCACCGGCAGGTGGCGGCGCTGCGCGCGGCGCACCGGTCGGTGCGGGTGGTCAGCTACGACGCGCGCGGCCACGGTCGGTCGAGTTGCATGACGCTGCCCACGGCGACGCTGGCGCAGCTCGGCGACGACCTCGCCGCCGTGCTGGACACGGTGGCGCCGACCGGGCGGGTGGTGCTGGCGGGGCACTCCATGGGCGGCATGACGATCATGGAGTACGCGCACCGGCACCCGGGGCACTTCGCCCGCCGGGTGGCCGGCCTGGTCTTCGTCTCGACCACCGCCGAGGGGCACACGCACACCGTCTACGGGTTGTCGCCCCGGATCGCCCGGATCATCCGGCTGGCCGAGACCACCGGCGCCGGGGTGCTCGCCCGCTGCGGGGCCTGGCGTCCGCCCCGGGCCCTGCTGCGCGCGCTGCAGCCCAGCATCCGCTGGATGCTCTTCGGGGACCGCTGCGACCCGACTGACATCCGCCTGGTCACCTCGGCGGTGGCGCGCGCCTCGCTGCGCTCGATCGGCGGCTTCCGGGCCTCCTTCGGCGCCCAGCACCGGCTGGAGACGCTGGCCGCGCTGGCGGACCTGCCGGCAGCGGCGCTGGTCGGCGACCGGGACCGGCTCACCCCGCCGCCGTGCGCGGAGTCGATCGCCGCCGCGCTGCCGGCCACCGAGCTGACCGTCTGCCCCGGCGCCGGGCACATGTTGATGATGGAGCGTCCCGAGGAGGTGACCGGCGCCCTCTCCGGCGTCCTGGGTCAGGTGCTCGCCGACGCCGGACGCACTGGTGGCCGCTCCGCCGCCGGCCGTACCCGCCGCCGCTAGTGCGGTGTCCAGGAACGTTGGCGGTGTCGCGGCGAGGTCCAGGCGGCGGTCCGGCAAGGCGGAGTCGGGCCTGGATACCGGTGTTGTATCCAGGCCCGACTCCAACGCCGCCGGTCGTCGTCTGGACCCGGCGCGGCCCGGTGAACGTTTCTGGACACCGCACTGGAGATCGCACCCGGACACGGTGCCTCCGCGCGCCCGCGAGGTGGGGCGTAATCTCGTGCGGTTGGCCGGGCCGGCGTGACGAGGAGAACGAAGCGGTGGACCAGAGCACCCTGGACCGGGAGATCGCCGTCGAGCAGCGGCATCTCGACCGGGTGTACGCACGACTGGCCGAGCTGCGACGCGCGGCGGTCCGCGCCGAGCGGGACGGCTACCGGCTGGCCCGGGTCGGCAACTTCGGCGCCCTGGTCGAGCGGGACGCGATGGTGTTCCACGCCGCGCAGCGCCGCCACGTGCTCGACGCCGAGTACGAGGGGCTCGTCTTCGGCCGTCTCGACCTGCGCGACGGGCAGGTGTTCCACGTCGGGCGGCTCGGTATCCGCGACGAGGACGCCGCCACGCTGGTGGTCGACTGGCGTGCCCCGGCCGCCGCCCCCTTCTACCAGGCCACCCCGGCCGAGCCGCTCGGCGTGGTACGCCGCCGGACGATCCAGTCCAGCCGGGAGCGGGTCACCCGGATCGAGGACGACCTGCTCGACCCGGACGCCGCACCGGCGGAGATGGCGGTGGTGGGCGACGGCGCGCTGCTGGCCAACCTGTCCCGGGCCACCGGCCGGGGGATGCGCGACATCGTGGCGACCATCCAGCGCGAGCAGGACGAGGCGATCCGCTCCCCCGGTTCCGGGGTCACGCTGGTCTCCGGCGGGCCGGGCACCGGCAAGACGGCGGTGGCGCTGCACCGCGCCGCGTACCTGCTCTACTCCGACCGCAGCCGGTATGCCGGCGGCGGCATCCTGGTGGTCGGCCCCTCCTCGGTCTTCGTCGAGTACATCGCCTCGGTCCTGCCGTCCCTCGGCGAGGAGACCGCCACGCTGCACTCGCTGGGCACGCTCTTTCCCGGGCTGGTCGCCACCCGCACCGACCCGGTCGACGTGGCGGCGGTCAAGGGGTCGCTGCGGATGCGCCGGTTGCTGGAACGGGCGGCCCGGGACGGCGTACCCGACTCCCCGCCCGAGCTGCGGCTGCTCTACCGGGGGCAGTTGCTGCGGCTGGAGCGGGCCGAGCTGGACGCCATCCGGGAACGGGCGTTGGCCCGGGGCGCGCGGCGTAACGAGGTACGCCGGGCCGGCTTCGACGACGTCCTGGCGGCGCTCTGGGCACAGGCCCGCCGGTTGGGTGTCGCCCGGTTGCCCGAGCAGCGGGCCTTCGAGGACGAGTTGATCGACCGGACGGACTTCCGGGACTTCCTCAAGGCGTGGTGGCCCCGGCTGCATCCCCGGCACGTGCTCGGCTGGCTGGCCGATCCGGAACGGCTGCGCCGGTACGCCGCCGGGCTGCTGTCCCGCGCCGAGATCCGGCTGCTGGAGCAGGCGTACCGGGGGCTGGCCGCCGAGGGTCCGACGGTGGCCGACGCGGCGCTGCTCGACGAGCTGGACGCGTTGCTCGGCAAGCCGGTGCGTCCGGCCCGCCAGAAGCGCGACCCGTTCCAGCTCGCCGGTGGGGTTCGTGAGCTGAGCACGTACGCCGACCGGCAGCGGGCTGCCCGCCAGGCGGCGCGGGAGCGGCCGGAGGACTACCGCGACTACGCGCACGTGGTGGTGGACGAGTCGCAGGACGTGTCACCGATGCAGTGGCGCATGATCGGCCGGCGCGGTCGGCTGGCCTCGTGGACGGTGGTGGGCGACCCGGCGCAGACCGCGTGGACGGGTGATCCGCAGGAGCTGTCCCGGGCCCGGGACCAGGCGTTGGGTCGTCGTCGGCGGCACCGGTTCACGCTCACCACGAACTACCGCAACTCGGCGGAGATCTTCGCGGTGGCAGCGGCCGAGATCCGCCGGGCGTACCCGGACCTGTCCCTGCCCACCGCCGTGCGGACCACCGGGGTCGACCCGGTGGATCTGGTGGTGCCGGCGGCCGAGTTGGCGGCCGGCGTGACGTCCGCCGCGAGCGCGCTGCTCGGCGAGGTCGAGGGCACCGTCGGGGTGATCACGCCGGTGCCGCGTCGGGACGAGGTCGCGGCCTGGCTGGGTGGGCTCGGCGGCGAGCGTCTCCAGGTGGTGACCAGCCTGGAGGCCAAGGGCATGGAGTACGACGGCGTGGTGCTGGTCGCCCCCGGCGAGATCCGTGCCGATCCCGGCTCCGGTGTCCGTACGCTCTACGTCGCCCTGTCCCGGGCCACCCAGCGGCTGACCACTATCGAACCGACAGGCTGAGCCCGGAGGCCACCGACCTCGCTTGGCGAAAAAGCAACAAACATACCTTATGTCTGGTTTACTCGTGATCAGGGGAACACCAGGAGTCACACCGGCTGCACGGGTCCCACCAGCACCGGTAGGCTCGGACCCGGCCTCCGCCAGGCGGCACTCGACGGTGCCGGCGGTGACCGCCGCCTAATCGCCCGCCAGGGCGAACCGGGGAACCATGTTCCAGGGGTGCATCCGCGTCCAGCGGTAGGGATCTTCCGTCCCGAACCCGTCAGCTAACCCGGTCGGCGGCTGACGGAAGGACATGTGCATGCCAGCAGTGGCAACCGTGAGACCGGCCGCCCGTATGGCGGCCCTGATAGCCGCGGGGCTCGCCCTTGCCCTGGGCGCCGCGCTGGCGCCGTTCAGCGCCGCCTCCGCGGCTCCCGGTGACGTCGGCGACGAGGGCGGCACCCCGGCGCTGCGCGCCCAGTTGGAGGCGGCCAGCAAGGGTTACCTCGACGCCAAGACCGCCCTGGACCGCTCGGTCGACCGGCAGAAGAAGCTGGCCGAGCAGCTCACCACGACCGAGGGCCAGCTCACCGAACGCAGCACCAAGGTCGCCGAGATCGCCGCGCAGGCGTACCGCAGCGGCCGACTCGGTGCCGCGTCGGCGTTGCTCAACAGCGGATCCCCGGCCGGCTTCATGGACCGCGCGGCGGCACTGGACGCGGTGGCGGCCAACGAGGAGCGCGCCCTGCGCGACCTGCGGGCCAGCCGGGACGAGGTCGGCAAGACCAAGCAGGCCCTCGACGTCGAGGTGCAGGAGCAGCGCAAGCAGGTGGCCGTGATGGCCAAGCGCAAGGAGCAGGCCGAGCGTTCGCTGACGGTGGCCGAGGAACGGGAGGAGCGGGCAGCCGAGCGGGCCGCGGCGGAGGAGCGGGCCAGTCGGGCCCCGGCACGCAGCGGCGGTTCCAGCAGCCCCACGGCCAAGCCGGCGCCCCGCAACTCCAACGGCTCCTGGCCGTCCGAGTCGTGCAGCGTCAACGACCCCACGCCGGCCAACGGCTGCATCACCCCGCGCACCCTGCACGCGCTCAACCAGGCCAAGGCGGCCGGCTTCACCCGGTACGTCTCCTGCTACCGCGCTGGCGGCTCGGGTGAGCACCCGAAGGGGCGGGCCTGCGACTTCGCGGCGCAGAAGAACGGCTTCGGCGGGGCCGCCACCGGCGGCGACCGGACGTACGGCAACAACCTGGCGGCGTTCTACGTCAACAACGCCGACCGTCTCGCCGTGCTCTACGTGATCTGGTACAAGCAGATCTGGCTGCCCAGCAGCGGCTGGCGGACGTACAGCGGCGCGCGTGGCGACCCCTCCAGCGACCACACCAACCACGTGCACCTCTCGGTGTACTGACCCGCACGACACGCCGGGTGGCCGCCCTCACGGGTGGGTCCACCCGGCGTCGTCGTTCCCGCACCCCGACGCGCCCGCCTCGAATCCACCCGCCCGTCGCCGCGCGCTCTCGCGCCACCTTCGTTACCGTCGACATCGAAGCGGAC
Above is a window of Verrucosispora sp. NA02020 DNA encoding:
- a CDS encoding carbonic anhydrase, producing MPRTADPRPDDRAAGGTPRAALADLLAGNRRFVSGQPVHGHDVTAAAASASGDQQPYAVLLGCIDSRVPLEAIFDQTFGSICVIRTGGHVLDRAVLGSIEYVVDVLGVPLVMVLGHERCGAVAATVDTLRTGRRPPGALAHLIDRIAPAVTEVGLDDPQVQPLAVRLHVRRTVTTLRADPLLAPAVASGRIAVTGALYTLTTGEVSLLPATP
- a CDS encoding alpha/beta fold hydrolase; this translates as MPDPVEVRLGDDVRLHVDIDGPADAEVTAVLLHGWTLDGRSWHRQVAALRAAHRSVRVVSYDARGHGRSSCMTLPTATLAQLGDDLAAVLDTVAPTGRVVLAGHSMGGMTIMEYAHRHPGHFARRVAGLVFVSTTAEGHTHTVYGLSPRIARIIRLAETTGAGVLARCGAWRPPRALLRALQPSIRWMLFGDRCDPTDIRLVTSAVARASLRSIGGFRASFGAQHRLETLAALADLPAAALVGDRDRLTPPPCAESIAAALPATELTVCPGAGHMLMMERPEEVTGALSGVLGQVLADAGRTGGRSAAGRTRRR
- a CDS encoding AAA family ATPase, producing the protein MDQSTLDREIAVEQRHLDRVYARLAELRRAAVRAERDGYRLARVGNFGALVERDAMVFHAAQRRHVLDAEYEGLVFGRLDLRDGQVFHVGRLGIRDEDAATLVVDWRAPAAAPFYQATPAEPLGVVRRRTIQSSRERVTRIEDDLLDPDAAPAEMAVVGDGALLANLSRATGRGMRDIVATIQREQDEAIRSPGSGVTLVSGGPGTGKTAVALHRAAYLLYSDRSRYAGGGILVVGPSSVFVEYIASVLPSLGEETATLHSLGTLFPGLVATRTDPVDVAAVKGSLRMRRLLERAARDGVPDSPPELRLLYRGQLLRLERAELDAIRERALARGARRNEVRRAGFDDVLAALWAQARRLGVARLPEQRAFEDELIDRTDFRDFLKAWWPRLHPRHVLGWLADPERLRRYAAGLLSRAEIRLLEQAYRGLAAEGPTVADAALLDELDALLGKPVRPARQKRDPFQLAGGVRELSTYADRQRAARQAARERPEDYRDYAHVVVDESQDVSPMQWRMIGRRGRLASWTVVGDPAQTAWTGDPQELSRARDQALGRRRRHRFTLTTNYRNSAEIFAVAAAEIRRAYPDLSLPTAVRTTGVDPVDLVVPAAELAAGVTSAASALLGEVEGTVGVITPVPRRDEVAAWLGGLGGERLQVVTSLEAKGMEYDGVVLVAPGEIRADPGSGVRTLYVALSRATQRLTTIEPTG